TTATATATTCGGTCATATAACCTTTCACTGGGTTGTTTGATAATTGTTTGGGTAAATCCGCTTATACTTCGTCGGTGACTGTGGTCGTGAGAGTCTTCTCAGTTAGTCACTGGCATAGTTTCAGCTCTGGACTTATGGATATTGGAGCCCTACTTGCACGTCCTCATGCGGGCTCGTCTGCCGTCGTACCACTCTCGTTAACAGTCATCTACCAGGTAGCTTTCGCATTGGTTTGGGAAatggttgacagtgagcccCCAGGATAAGTCGAAGATTAATATGGGTCTATCAGCCCTGAAATCGATCGCCGTAAGAGGGTTATGGTGTCTTGATTGTGAAACCTGGCAGTGGACACTGGATAGGACGTCATAGTATTGTATATTTTGCAGCTTCCGAAGAGCGTGGCCAACAATTACTTCACACAAACATAAGGGGATGTACTAATCATGTCTGCTTCTTTCGATGAACTTGACGAGGATCCGGCTATCACCAGTGGTACAGCGCAACAAAGTGGATCAGATTctgccgacgatgacgaacCTGACGAGGCCTCGGAGACGCAAGGCGATGGTGTGAACGCATCTTTGCCGAACGCCGGAACTTCGACTTCTATCCCACAGCTCGACATTGTGGCTGTTCCTGATCTGGATCGTCTGTTTGGACTGCGCGAAATCGGTCGCGAAGCTCTTTGTTGGCAGCTATCCAGTGCGAAACCTGGGAACGGTGTGGAACAAATTCGAGATAAATCCGTAACAACCTACTGGCAATCAGACGGGACAGCGCAGCCGCACTGGATCCAAGTTCATTTCGGACGGCGCGTTGCTATTAGTCACGTTTGCCTCTATCTGGATTTTTCGTTAGACGAATCGTACACTCCAAAGAGAATTACGATTGAAGCTGGAATGACAACACAGGACCTATCATTCGCAACTTATCCCGTGAATACCAGTATTGAAGTACATGAACCTGTCGGATGGTGTGTCATTCCTCTTTCATCCCCTCCAGACCCTTTAGATGATGATgctgacgatgaagatgatgatgacatGGATGAAGACACCGGAGACTACTCATCATTAGCACGCCAACTAGACCCTTACAACTCTCGAAAGCTTGTCCGGGCTCACCTGATTCGAATTTCAATTATCAGTATGCATCAGAATGGTCGGGATACGCATGTACGCCAAGTGCAGCTATACGGTCCCCGAACATCCGCAGCGGCCGCGCAAGCTAACATGAATGCTCCTCATTTATCTCGCTACAAGGCTGGCTCGGTATCTTTGTCACCCAAACGTGAAAGCATGGATGGTTTGGATCTTGGGCCGTTGTCTCTTAATCCACTCTCGACAATACGATAGTAAGTTCACGCTAACAGCAATTATCAATTGTCGTATTCGACATCAAACTGAACAATGTCACTTGATAAGTTACCATTGCAAACACCACTATAGTCTATTGTCGCCGAACAGTAAATAGACGACAGCCATGATCTGAAGAAGCGCTAGCTAGAAGAAGCGTTGACTCTTGCATGCTGCGCAACGGTCTCCAGGCCAACTTTGTGACAGTTGCCACGTGACAAATGGACGGGTCGAAACTCTGATATAAAGTTGGCGAAGCTGTCGTTCCTCCAGCTCTCTCTAGCGGTACACTCCACAACTCGATTAGACCAGCTTCAAGGCCCACGGCTAACAGCCCAGTGGAGATGTCTCTGACGGATATCGGGGCAAATGCCAAGGCCGTCACAGAATCTGGTTTTCCCTCGTAATGAAATGCTGGATTAAGAGATGAGAATTCTTGGACATCCAACGAATCTCCATCAAGAATTTTCCATATTTTTACACAGCCATCACGGGAGCCCGACGCGAAAAAAGATTCGTCAAAAGGGCAGCAGTCTACAGACCAGATGATACGTTTGTGCGCGGCATCCTTGGCAAAACTCAAGGAAAACTCACCGTCCAGCTCCTTCTTCCAAACGCAGAGACGACGATCTTTGCCTGCTGAAATTAAATATCGCCCGCAGCACGAGAATGACAATGTTGCAACCGTAGCCTTGTGTCCATACAACCTTTGGACGCATTCGTTTTCCACAACTTTCCAAAGTCGGATAGCAGCGGATTCTGGATCTCGAGCTTTGCATGATGATGCCACCAGCATATCCTCCCCAGACCTGGAGGCTTCTGGATGGGTTCGCGCTGCCAAGGTTGAGGTCATACAATATAATTCTGTATTGTGGCCGAACAACTTAGAGCTTTCAGGCCATAGCGAGACAGCTCCCAAGTCACGCTCCATTGGGAGGCGCATTCTGTTTATAGATAATTGTTCCAGAACTCCCTTTTCATCTTCGCCAATATCTTCCTCGGCACCTTCAGCAGCGCTCGCCTTGTTGCTTAGTCCCAAACTCGGAATGTAGGCCCGATCCGCACGCTCTGTTGCAGCGCCGGAAGTGTCATTTGCAAGCCCAGTAGCCGCTTCAAGGATTCGTGTTGTCGTTCTCGGTGCATCAAAAACACgaatttccttttcgtcggcacCCGTGGCAATCCAATGGGGATGCATATGAGTTGATAAGGACGTCACCGTCGACAAATCGTAGCCGTGAACTTGTGGCCTGGCGAGTTCCACCCAAATGCACTCTTTCTTACCAGCCTTCCTAACAGGTGCCCACAAACGACAGGTTTGATCTTGACTTGTAGTCAAGAGATAGTCTCCTCTGGATGCTTCCCATGACAAGTCAGTCACACCGTTAAAGTGTCCCGTAATACAAGGGGTCGCTCGCCACTTCACTAGCGCGGTCCGTGCTTCGGTTGACAATTCAGCTAAAGCTTTCTTAGAGGTATTGCTCAACTCTTCGCAGTTTCCGCTCCAAACGTGAATAGCACCGCCGTAAGCGTGACCTACCAAAGTTTGACTGGTACCGCTGGGATCCAGGGACGCATGACAATATCCCAGTAAAGTCGAACCGACGGAACCACCTAAAATACCTCCTGCGCTTCCCACACGAGTCAAGGGTGTCCATATCCCACAACCCTCGCTTGGCGCCCAAAACAAAATACTCCTGTCCATGCTACTACTGATCAAGACATGCTCTTGGCCATAAATCGTAGAAGGGTTGGGATGCCAAGAGACAGAGGTCACTGCTTCTTCGTGCCCGTACAGCAAAGCTTCAAGAGTGACGCTAGACACATGATTGCCGTGAAAGATGTCCAAACGCGACTCACCGTCCTCATTTTCGTCCTCGTGCGGAGGCAATtcttcaaaatcgtcaattACCTCTTCCCCATGCATATCGGCTGATTGTACAGCGTCGCCTTGAAAAGCATTACGTCCAGAGGTACCTGTTTCTGTAGTTGTAAATTTCCATAGCCGTATCCGGGCATCTTGACTTCCAGAAGCGAGGACGATTGAGGTACTTGTTCGATGTGTCCAATCTAAGGCAGTGATCCAATCTTCGTGACCAGACAATCCTCCTGCGTAGTAAGGCGGCTGAAGCGTTTCGGATGACAGCGGTAAGATGTAGACCTGGAttttgttgtgttttggGGCAGCCGATCCTAAGAGAATCCAAATTGCTCCATCCACTTGCTCCAAACGTGTCTTGACTACACTAACAGAAGTCTCTGCTAGAGCATGCGAATGCGGCTCTAAACGATGTTCAGGAGATTCTAGAGAACAAGTAAAGCAGGTTGCACCTGCCGAAGAAGCAGACACTACAACAAATCTGCTCttcgaaagccaaagccCATCAATATCAGTCACAGACCGGTCCTTTGCTTCGCCCCGTTTGACAACAGATTCTTCCCAAGCACAACCGTCGATTTTCCTCCATATACTGACGCTACCGTTCGAAAACCCACAAGAAATAGTAGACATAGTTAAGCCATCGTAATCCTTTGGTGGCGGGAGAAAGGCAATACAGGAAATTTCGTTTCCTTTGGAAACATCTATCTTGCTTGTTCTTAAAGTCGTTTGGACATTCCAACAGGACTCAATTGCGCCATTAGCCAACTCTACCGTCACATTCTGGGCCAGGTTCAGCATCGCGTGGGACGCGTAAGCCAAATACGATGAAGACGGAATCCTTTCATCCTCAGTGGAGTCTGGATCATCTTGCGGGGGACGAGGAACCCAGGCAATTACATTCCGATTCGACGCTGCGGCTACTCCATGGTGGATCAAGCGACATGGTGGCTGGTCAATAGTGCGGTCCATAGCAGTTACTAGAATAGCAAATTTATTCGCTGCGCTGATATCCTACGACAATGGAAAAAAGTTGATGTTTGTCCATCGTCAATTCGTTCCGGGTGTAAAAATGGACGGCTTGCATCAGAGAATATACAATCTCTCGACCAAGacatgactgtgaaccgGGAGACAAACGTTTAAATTGTAAATTTTAACAAATTTTCACGAATTTATAGTCAACATGTTTTGAATGTGACAGCGAACTTCTAATAGTAAGCAGAACCGCTCTGAAGCGTCGTCTGCTCAATGCGGCAGCCTCTGTTCACTTTGTGTGCAGAGAAAGTCCACGCTATGGTGAAAGTCAATAGGGCGCCCGTCCAGGACAAAAGTGCACTAAGGAACTGCTGTGTTGGTATCGACTCCGAAATTGTTGGAGATACATTCTATCTTTACGTTCCTGTGACCAGAATGAAATCACCGTCGCAAATATCGGCTATCAAGGTGATTTTCTTGGGTCTGCTTCCGGCATCATACATACTCATACCAGGACTTATCTGGTTGCTTTCCATCTGTCTACCCGATACGATGATACGTGAAGCAGATATACTATTTCAAATATCCAAGGTCCTCAACCAAAGAATTCCGCAAGTAGCTTCGTGTCTCTTTGTTGCCTTTCTTGGGATGGCTCTCGCGTTTGTAGGCTATCACCAAGTGTCTCAAAAAGAGAAGGCTACTGGCTGAATGTACATCTAGATATGACTATATTTCAGGATACATAATTTCGAATATCCAAGGTCATCATCCGAAGTACTCTGCAAGTCATATAGTCTCTGTTGCCTTCCTAGGGCTTGGTCTCGCTTTTGTCGATTTTCGCCAAGCGTCTCAAAAGAGACGAATTTCCTGTCCACAACATTACTACTCTCGTAGATTTGACAGTGTACATGGGTAGGTAAATGAATACTTGGTATGGGCAACTTGTCtacctcacagtcagttcccTATGTTCCAGTTGAATACCAATGTTTAACGTCATGAAATGGTATGACTCTCCTGCCAgctttcttttgttggagGTCTACTAAGGAGGATCAACCAATCCAGCTTACAAAAGCTCCGAAGATGCGTTCACGTCGATCTTACAATCAGTACGATATGAAACAAACCGCCCTCGCAGTATGAGTATCAAACCCTTCTTTTACGCTTGGGTTTTGAGATAGGCAAATGTTAGTGAAACTTACTAATAGGAGGATGCTGAACGTTTTCCCGCGTAGAAGAAGTACAGTATAACTAGTAGACAGAGCATGCATAACAGTCAATCCATGCGCATATGTTGAGTTTACAATTAATCATTTGGTGTGGTGGATATGGTAGAATGGAGAAGCAAACTAAACGTGTCTGTCCGCACTGTGTGACGTCATTCATCGAATTTGTTTGAAAGAAATGTCCAGAATCTCGATAGAGCAAAACCTATTGCAATACTCTTCGTCTAAATTTGGTAATTATACCTGTATTGCGTCCTTTACCTTTGGGAGGATTTGAAGTAGACCATGGTGATGCGAAGTCGATGGTTGGCCTCCACTTTGATGACTCTCTCACCGCTATCCTGCACGAATGCAGCAGCCCCGTTCGTATCGCGTCTTCTGATTGCAGCGCAGCAGAGTTCAAAGCCAGCCGGTAAGACATCTTTGACATCGTCAACTGTAGCCCGGTCCTTTTCGGTTCGAGGCGGCGCCGGTACAGAGGTTACAGCTTACACAACTCTAGCGGATCCTGCTCCTGGAAGTCCTTTTCACTACGCCTTTCCTGTGCATAACCTGGAAGCAGCCAAGGACTTTTACGAAAATGTGTTGGGCTGTGTCGAAGGCCGTTCAAGTGAAAAGTGGCAGGACTACTCGTTGCACGGGCATCAAATTGTCGCCCACTGGGCCGGGAACGATTATCGCTGTCAAGACTACTACAATCCGGTGGATGGGGATGAGGTCCCTGTTCCTCATGTGGGGCTTGCTTTGACTGTAGAACAGTTCCACGAATTGGCTGAGCGAGTCCGGAGCAAGGGCGTCAATTTCATTATTGAGCCACATCTTCGATTCAAGGTAAGAGGAGGCAATGGTCAACTTATAAACATGCTGGTtaaagaaaaaggaaaattttCTTATACGTTTTGCATTACAGGGAATGCCGGGCGAACAGTATACTATGTTCTTCAAGGATCCGTCAGGAAACAACCTTGAGTTCAAAGCCATGACTCATCCTGAAAATCTCTTTGCGAAATACAACGTTACGAATAAGTAAATTAAAAGGCCAAGATTCATCCAAAGCTTCAAAATAGATCAAATAATTTCGCTACCAATTGTCGTCACCAAAAGGATCATCTGCTGGATTATCTGACAGGATAGAATCTTCATTGCTTTTCGTAGTCATAGCGTTGGCGCCGACTCCTTTCCCTAGTCCATTCAAAATACTTGATTGATCGGTCGCGATCATAGcagctttttcttcaagTAAAACGTTGAGCTGAGTACGGTATAGCTCTCGAACTTCCGCAACGTCTTCCTGTAGCGCATCGATTTCCAGCGCCTGTTCACGGTTCTCGGCGGTCAGTTCTTGGACTTTTGCCTCAAAAAAAGGcattttttctttggcgttgCGTGACTCGGCTAGCTCCGCGACCATCTTTTCACGAACCCTCTCCGACTCAGCAAGACTCTTTCGGAGCGCACTAAGTTCTACTTTTGTTACTCTCAGACGAGAGGTGAGCTGCTCAAGTGCTGCGTAGCTTCCACGCCCACTTTGGCCattgtcttcgtcgccaTCTGAATCAGAATCGTCTTCCTCGTGATCTTCTTCACCTCCAAGTCCACTCAGCGCACCTGCTAAAATATCGGCCTGATCTTGTGACCGTCGCAATTTCTTAGGCTTTGCATCCGCAACGGAAGACTGGTTCACCGGAAGCGGTACCAACATGCCCGCGCTGTCCAAAAGACCTTGCACTTGCTCTTCTAGTTGTCTTCGCTTATTGCGCTCTTGACGCAACTCACCTTCAATTGCATCAAGTTGTGATCTGTGCCGTTCTTCCGCCTCAACAACAGTTTGGGTCATCTCGCTCCGAACTCTAGACACGCCTTCGTTGGCCAGTCTCTCGACTTCGGCCCACTCCTCTTTCATTCTTGATCCCTCGCTCTCCATTGCTTGTACTTGTTCTTCGAGTTCATCAACCTTCGCCCTTCTGTCGTCGAGGTCAATTTTGACCGCTCTGAGGTCGTCTTCATTCTCTTTCGCTGAGCGCTCAAGTCTCGTGAATTGCGTTTTCCAGTCCGTCCTTTCCTTGCTTAGCTTCTCATTAGCTATAATTGTCTCCTCCAGCTCCACACGAAGCTTCGTTTCCAGCTCAGCCCAGGCCGCAGTGCGGGCGCGACCTTGTCGTTCCAAGCTCTCCAATTGACGCAAAAGTGGGGCAGAACTTGATTGTACATCCATGGAAAGTGCATCCGCGCGCCTCACAGCGTCTTGCCATCTCTTCCTTAACTCAGCCACTTCGTGACGAAGAGCGTCTTCGCGAACAGCAGCCTCCCTTTCTCCGGTTTTTATTTTGTTTTCCAGATCGGCGATGGTTTCGCTGTGCTCTTTGCGAAGCTTCTTTTGTTCTCGCTCAGTCTCCATGACAGCACCCTTCTTCGACGATTCCAGATGAATCGTCAAGTCTTTTGTTTCAATCTTGAGCTCTTTAATTTGTTGCTCAAGCGACATTATCGTCGCACTCTTGCGCTCGCTCTCTTCTTTCGCAAGTTGTAAATTCGCTTCCAACTTTCCTGCCTGGGATTCTCCCTTGCGAGCTGACAACAGAGTTTGCTTGGTTTCTTTCAAGTCAGTCTCTAGTTCTTTGACTTTCTCAAAAGCCGACTCTTTTGCCTCACTCTCAAGCTCTAGTTGCTCTCGAAGTTCGCGCGACTCACCTTTGGCGTTTCGAACAGATTTTTCCATCTCTAGCTGCTTCAAGGCCAGTTTTTCTCCTTCCGTCCGAAGCTCTGAAATGATTTCCGCTTGTTTGGCCATTTCTTCCGACGCACCACCTTGCGATGTCGCTAACGCTTGGAAGCGAGCTTCGGTCGCTTCGACTCTCTCTTTGGCCATTTGCATGCGACgtttcgcttcttctttcgtaTTCTGAATCTTTTGAATGAGCTGATGTTTTTCGCTTTCGAACATGCTTTGCATAGTGGTCAGCTGTTCAGTCTTATTCACGAGCTGGTCCTCTCTTTGTTGCAGAATCTTTTCGACCTGTGCAAGTCTCTCCTTCAGTTGTGTGTACGCTTCTTGATTCGCAGATAGCTCGCCAAATGCAGACTCTGTGCGCACACTCGATGAATCTGCCGGATGTTGGCCTTTGGGACTGTCGGGTGCTACCGTGGAGTCGGTGCTTTCGGCTAACGCTGGTTCTGTTTCGATAGTCACTGGTATACGCGGTGCTGGCTGAGGTGAGACTTCCTCGGTAGCTTCAAGTTGATTTGGGATTGCGTGTAAGCTTTCAGAGACGTCTACGTCAATCGGCGTTTCCAATGCGGCGGTGGAGGGCGCCTCGGTGTCGGTGATTTTTACAACGTGACCGTTGCCGCGGTCCTCCAAGGTATCGACATCGTCCTCTGTTGGCAGCTCGTTCACAAGCAAGTGGGTTTTCACAACTTCACTTAGATTGCCATTCTGCGGAAATTTTTGGTCAACGGAGTCATCTGCTCCTTGCGTGTTTGGAACCTCTAGCTTGTTACTCGGTTCGCTGGTGCCCGAATCCGTATCCGATCCCAGGTTTTGTACAGTGTCCGGTGGATTCGAGTTGAGGGTCGAAAGGTCTGTCGCGGGTATCGAATCAAGTGTCGTGGTGTTTTCCACCACCAGTGCTGGCTCCGTGAGACTCAAAGACTCATTTTCGTGGGATCGCTCGAATTCCGTAAGATTGTCTCCGGACGGTTGGGTGGGGAGGCTTTTTTGATTCGTCAATACACTACTTGTCTCGTCCAAAACTAGTTCGCTCTCGTCTGCATTCCGCGCATCGTCGTCATTCTCGTCACCTTCCAGGACCCCGACGTGATCCAATGCTGGAGAAGGGTCCGGGACGGCTTCGGGCCGAGACACCGGGGTGTCGGCGACGACGGGTTGGTCTCCGGGTTTGGCGTACGCCGTCACCTCCTCGTCGAGATCAAAGTCGTCCGCCCACGCATCATTCATGGCCACAACATTCGTAGCTACTGCCGGTACGTGATTGGATTGTTCGACCCCGACGCTTTCGTTGAGCTGTTTGTCGAGATCTTTCGCCgccgccttggccttttcggcaaTACTGTTGAACGTATTCCACATGGCTTGGTTGTTGCAACAATCCCTACCGCACCGCGGGAACAGCCGCTGTCGTCGTCTCGTTCGGTCGAACCCAGAGCACTGTCGTTGTCGGGACGCGCGTGGATGTTGTGggggagagagagagagagatgCAATCGTTGGGATGCGATGAGCACCGAATCTGCTTCGTACCAAACGGGCCTGCTTGCTGTGAAGGTGGACAGTCATTTTCCGTCGTTTTTCTCGCCATTGTATCTTCTGGGTGCGCGTGACTTCCAGAGATTTAGGTGTTGGATTGTCATATTCATGTCGTACTAGAAGGAAGTTGGATACCAAAGCCGAAGCACTCCCCATAACCAACTTGCAAGCATCCTCTATTCCATATTCAACAAATTGGTCTATGACCAACTCTGAGGAGTAGCTTTAAAATACCGCCTCTCCGATCAATAAGAATCGGGAAACGACCGACCGTCATTCCTTCGAAAGCCTCGGGATGGTTGCCGTTGCCCCCCTTCGGTCCAAAGTCGGGGACCCTGGCAAATTCCAAAAGAACGGATAAGATCCTACCTTCCAACCAAGACGCTGACGTTCATTGGTCGATATCTGAAGTACGGTATCGGTGTCGTCATTAGTCCCGATGAAGACCACTGCCATTGCCCCCACGAGTCCTTTCTTGTCCCCGCATTCACCGCGAGTGGAGCAGGCGCTGGAATGGAACGTCCCACAAGTCCGGGTGGACCTCCAACAGGCTTGTCGCGTCTTGTCGGACCGGGGTCTCAAGCTCGCCGCCAAATGGGCAGCCGAGCAGTGGATGGGTCTACCTCCCTTTACCAAAGCGAAGACTCTTGGCGAATCGACAGTGAATAACGTCCGCGAACCAGTTTTGGCACCGTCCGTGGTCGTGGAGGAGCTCGGGGATGTCGAGGCAACGAACCCGCACGTCTACTACGCCAAATCCTTGATGGATTTGGGGGAGTACGCACACGCCGCTGCGGTACTCAGTGCACCGATCCCTAAGCACGCGTCGATTGAAAGTATGCCACCTCCCTTGGCGGGTTTGTCGCCCGCCGCGTTCTACCTCCGGGCCTACGCCTTGTACATGGCCGGCGAACGacgcaaagaagaagaatacCTCGAGCTCAAAAAGTAAGTGTTCTTTTGTGCTACGGTCGGTCGTACTTGCGTTTGTATGACCCTGTCCGAAACCTGTACCCTCGCTGATTCTTTATTTCCTCTCCCTACTCTAGTGAAGCACAAAAACACGTTCCGGCGCGGAATCCCTACCTGCAGCAGCTTTCGTTCGAGCTGCTGGACGCCTACGAGGATGATCGATTGGATGCGTTTGGCTTGTACGTGTACGGCATGATACTCGTGGCTTGCGAAACGCATAACACCGTCCCGCCGCATTCACCTCCCGCCTTTCAAGTTTTGGTACGGAGCGTATGCCAATTTCCTTGGAACTGGAGTGCCTGGTTGGACTTGGCCACTTGCGTCGTACAGAATCGCTCGCTGGAACGCATTGTGGAAGACGGTTTGGAGGATCTGCACGGACATTGCGTGTATCATTTGTTTTGCGCCCACATTCACGTCGAACATCAAGACCATGAGGAAGCCTTGGTCCTGTACGAACGGTGGATGGAGCCCAAGTTGCTGCCCGCGTCCCCCTACGTGCTGACCCAGTACGCGATTGCGCAGTACCACTTGCGGCAATTCACCCCGTCCCAAACCGTCTGGGAGAATCTGCATCAAACCATGCCGTACCGAATCGATTCCATGGACGTGTATTCCAATATTCTCTACGTTCAGG
This is a stretch of genomic DNA from Phaeodactylum tricornutum CCAP 1055/1 chromosome 17, whole genome shotgun sequence. It encodes these proteins:
- the APC10 gene encoding predicted protein translates to EIGREALCWQLSSAKPGNGVEQIRDKSVTTYWQSDGTAQPHWIQVHFGRRVAISHVCLYLDFSLDESYTPKRITIEAGMTTQDLSFATYPVNTSIEVHEPVGWSRQLDPYNSRKLVRAHLIRISIISMHQNGRDTHVRQVQLYGPRTS
- a CDS encoding predicted protein codes for the protein MVMRSRWLASTLMTLSPLSCTNAAAPFVSRLLIAAQQSSKPAADPAPGSPFHYAFPVHNLEAAKDFYENVLGCVEGRSSEKWQDYSLHGHQIVAHWAGNDYRCQDYYNPVDGDEVPVPHVGLALTVEQFHELAERVRSKGVNFIIEPHLRFKGMPGEQYTMFFKDPSGNNLEFKAMTHPENLFAKYNVTNK
- the APC8 gene encoding predicted protein produces the protein MKTTAIAPTSPFLSPHSPRVEQALEWNVPQVRVDLQQACRVLSDRGLKLAAKWAAEQWMGLPPFTKAKTLGESTVNNVREPVLAPSVVVEELGDVEATNPHVYYAKSLMDLGEYAHAAAVLSAPIPKHASIESMPPPLAGLSPAAFYLRAYALYMAGERRKEEEYLELKNEAQKHVPARNPYLQQLSFELLDAYEDDRLDAFGLYVYGMILVACETHNTVPPHSPPAFQVLVRSVCQFPWNWSAWLDLATCVVQNRSLERIVEDGLEDLHGHCVYHLFCAHIHVEHQDHEEALVLYERWMEPKLLPASPYVLTQYAIAQYHLRQFTPSQTVWENLHQTMPYRIDSMDVYSNILYVQEDAVGLSQLAHTTVQVDKYRAETCCIVGNYYSLKQQRAKAIQYFQRALKIDRTFTSAWTLMGHEYVEWKQTANAMEAYRRAVQVAPEDYRAWYGLGQTYEILNMHLYALYYYKKAAHLRPYDARMWCAVGTTLVQLNMVADAIRAYEKALSHDDKEGVATQKLAALYQQEGQQENAAQCYMRHLELRHQVTYPNAGALGSSSLTLETMLQGLVLESPEAEAVLFLANYHKSHGELDTAGTLASRLLEYSGPEKEQAKALLRELRSRKATVERRGMQTRSQDTAPDDSFAFSP